A stretch of the Ornithodoros turicata isolate Travis chromosome 4, ASM3712646v1, whole genome shotgun sequence genome encodes the following:
- the LOC135391798 gene encoding uncharacterized protein LOC135391798 isoform X2 translates to MFREAFLAAAFLAWCHTFSVQGSPILPRPLDVSIHAIIDGSFPGVGRVNVEAALNGATLKYAGGFRNVYIRLVLTNFTTVEAGKQEHFMKPRNDGYLDGKQTLKILEEHVEALHKEEKAKTGTRAYTKHVVLLATGRAICALPGYKVPCKVVEGIAVPRSLCTNASAAIVTFTPDVQEPTERVARYMAQVMGADTQDNCECGHKEDSIFDLRVENNMIAYLSTIHWDCLSRHKNPKYFLTPGSLFHEASFCEAILHGRSDVSYCGSDDDLNHCQLRCCSPGNVLTEVFTAPDGTPCDSSKHRSLQDIARTGTVPFHGHVRPQLLATTMA, encoded by the exons ATTCTTCCTCGTCCTCTTGATGTGTCCATACACGCCATAATTGACGGCTCATTTCCAGGAGTTGGAAGAGTGAATGTGGAAGCTGCTCTGAACGGG GCTACACTGAAGTACGCTGGTGGATTCCGGAATGTATATATAAGACTTGTACTCACGAACTTTACTACG GTTGAGGCAGGAAAACAGGAACACTTCATGAAGCCACGAAATGATGGATATCTCGACGGAAAACAAACTCTGAAGATCCTCGAAGAGCACGTAGAGGCCTTACATAAGGAAGAGAAAGCTAAAACCGGCACAAGAGCATATACGAAGCACGTGGTCCTGCTTGCAACGGG GAGAGCGATATGTGCATTGCCCGGTTACAAAGTTCCCTGTAAAGTCGTTGAGG GCATAGCAGTGCCTCGGAGTCTGTGCACCAACGCTAGTGCTGCGATTGTAACGTTTACCCCAGATGTTCAAGAGCCTACTGAACGTGTTGCAAGATACATGGCACAGGT GATGGGTGCAGATACACAAGACAACTGTGAATGCGGCCACAAAGAAGACAGCATATTTGATCTACGCGTCGAAAACAACATGATCGCTTACTTAAG CACTATTCATTGGGATTGCCTCTCTCGACATAAAAATCCGAAATATTTCCTGACACCGGGATCGCTTTTCCATGAAGCAAGTTTCTGTGAAGCTATATTACACGGCAGATCAGACGTCAGCTACTGCGGG AGCGATGACGACCTAAACCACTGCCAGCTGCGTTGCTGCTCACCAGGCAACGTCTTGACTGAAGTGTTCACCGCTCCAGATGGGACTCCGTGTGACTCGTCCAAGCAT CGAAGCCTTCAAGATATTGCGAGAACCGGAACCGTCCCGTTCCACGGTCATGTCCGCCCCCAGCTGTTGGCTACGACGATGGCGTGA
- the LOC135391798 gene encoding uncharacterized protein LOC135391798 isoform X1, whose product MFREAFLAAAFLAWCHTFSVQGSPILPRPLDVSIHAIIDGSFPGVGRVNVEAALNGATLKYAGGFRNVYIRLVLTNFTTVEAGKQEHFMKPRNDGYLDGKQTLKILEEHVEALHKEEKAKTGTRAYTKHVVLLATGRAICALPGYKVPCKVVEGIAVPRSLCTNASAAIVTFTPDVQEPTERVARYMAQVMGADTQDNCECGHKEDSIFDLRVENNMIAYLSTIHWDCLSRHKNPKYFLTPGSLFHEASFCEAILHGRSDVSYCGSDDDLNHCQLRCCSPGNVLTEVFTAPDGTPCDSSKHALHLPGSASWSNSTDFLNARLCYRGRCTAKAADLQYILKSDKEDFDW is encoded by the exons ATTCTTCCTCGTCCTCTTGATGTGTCCATACACGCCATAATTGACGGCTCATTTCCAGGAGTTGGAAGAGTGAATGTGGAAGCTGCTCTGAACGGG GCTACACTGAAGTACGCTGGTGGATTCCGGAATGTATATATAAGACTTGTACTCACGAACTTTACTACG GTTGAGGCAGGAAAACAGGAACACTTCATGAAGCCACGAAATGATGGATATCTCGACGGAAAACAAACTCTGAAGATCCTCGAAGAGCACGTAGAGGCCTTACATAAGGAAGAGAAAGCTAAAACCGGCACAAGAGCATATACGAAGCACGTGGTCCTGCTTGCAACGGG GAGAGCGATATGTGCATTGCCCGGTTACAAAGTTCCCTGTAAAGTCGTTGAGG GCATAGCAGTGCCTCGGAGTCTGTGCACCAACGCTAGTGCTGCGATTGTAACGTTTACCCCAGATGTTCAAGAGCCTACTGAACGTGTTGCAAGATACATGGCACAGGT GATGGGTGCAGATACACAAGACAACTGTGAATGCGGCCACAAAGAAGACAGCATATTTGATCTACGCGTCGAAAACAACATGATCGCTTACTTAAG CACTATTCATTGGGATTGCCTCTCTCGACATAAAAATCCGAAATATTTCCTGACACCGGGATCGCTTTTCCATGAAGCAAGTTTCTGTGAAGCTATATTACACGGCAGATCAGACGTCAGCTACTGCGGG AGCGATGACGACCTAAACCACTGCCAGCTGCGTTGCTGCTCACCAGGCAACGTCTTGACTGAAGTGTTCACCGCTCCAGATGGGACTCCGTGTGACTCGTCCAAGCAT GCTTTACACCTGCCAGGGAGTGCTAGTTGGAGCAACTCGACTGACTTTCTG AATGCAAGGCTCTGCTATAGAGGAAGGTGCACGGCAAAAGCGGCTGACTTGCAGTACATACTCAAGTCCGATAAGGAGGACTTTGATTGGTGA